The following nucleotide sequence is from Photobacterium gaetbulicola Gung47.
GAACAATACGCTCAGACCACAACTGCTCAGGAATATGGCTAAATGTCGCAGCATAACGAGGCATGATTTCAAGTACTAACGTGGCGATATTATCCAGCTCTAGCGATTCTGCATAGGCTGGCAATGAAAGCGCTATTGCAGACGTTTTCGCCACTGGAGCAAGGTGCTCAAACTGATCCCCCAATAACTCTGGCGTTAGTAAATAAGGGGTTTGCTGATCACCCAGCTCATAATGGCGCTTCAACACCATATATTTGTTTGGAATAGACTCTTTCGAGCTCCACCATTTGCCATCGACAGCAGCGAGAACCTGTTTTGCCTGCGCCTTATCGACTATACCCAGTTCCTGCAAGCTTGCGTTCAGCCATAAGCTTACATTCTGATTGTATTCCTGTTCACTCAACACGTTACGATGTTGGATCAAGTTAAGTACAATCTTTGCACCCAGCATATTGGAGTACAGATCTTCAAGCGAATAGGCAGAAATGGTTTCTGGCCAACCAGAAAAACTGGTATAGCCATGCCACTGGGCAATTTCATGAGATTCCGCTTTAAAGTATGCCAATCGGGCCGCCAAGTGTGCAGCTACTGACCACTGCTGCTTATCAGTCAGCGCTGATACATCGAAAGCCCTCATTTCAATATAGCGAGGTCCAAGCTCGGCAGGTAAGTCTATGCGGTGGGCTTGTCCCAAATTAGCCAAAATTTCGAAGAATAAACCAATGGTGTCATCTGCAGTATCGCGTACATGGGCAAGATCTATAAAGCCGCCTTGTTGGGTGTACACAATACCGTTATTTTCACTACCACCATGATCCAATACCGAAGAGGAAGCTGACGTGTAGTAATAAATCCCACAGGCAAATTTATGTGGGCCGATATCGCTAAGACCTACCACGTTATTTAGGCGAAAAAAAGGCACCGAAACCAAACCAAGCTTTACCTTCTGCATATCGCCGAAGGCGCAGCACGGACGTACGTTTTGAGGCACGGTTAACTTCGGGTAACGGGCTTCTTGCAATTGCCATGGTTGGCTTGTCGACTTCCCTTCTATTAGCATCTCGGTCACTTCAGCATTGCTTGGCACTGCATAGGTTTGCCACGTATTGGATGAACATCCAACCAGTAATGAAAGTAGAGCGGTAGCAAAAAAAGGGCGAAAAGGTGAACAGCTCATTGTTGTCAAAACGCTTCGTTGATAGCAAAGTAAAATCCGCTTTGATCATTACCAAAGCCCATATCTAGGCGCAAATTGACGCGCTGCTTGATTTCAAAGCGATAGCCTATCCCCACGGAGTAAAGCCAGTCCTCTTCGCCCAGTTGATCAAATTCCTCGGCCAATGTCCCCGCCCCTATCCAGTACACCATGCCATGGCGGCCTGACAGCGGTTGACGGTACTCTGCTTGGGAAATAAACAAATTCCGGTCACGGTAGTGACCCTGCTCGTAACCACGCAGTGCCTCGGCTCCTCCAAGCAACGCCATTTGGTCCCAACTCACATCACCGAAATTTGATTCCACCCGCGCTTGCCATGCAAGGACACCAGGGATAAGCGACAATGAGTGGTAATCACTGTAGTTAAGGCTTATCCGCTCGAAATCATTATCTGAACCCAATGCGGTATTAAAATTGTGGTATTCAAGTTGAATCAGCCGCCCTTTTGACGCATTAAGAGCAAAGTCACGGGAATCGTAAGTCAGGCTGATCATCCCGCCGACATTACGCTGGGTTTCCGGAAAATTGGCAACACCGGCCCCAACCCAAGGTGTATCCGGATGCTCCTGCTTAGCATCTGACGCTTCATTGCGGGACAGTTCAACGCCCATGCCAAGATAGGTATATGGCAGGACGCGTACCATACCCGTTACTGAGCCAGAATAAGTACGGCGATCATAATCGACACGCTCATTGTTCATACCGGCATCAACACCAATACCGTAAAAAATATCTGGTGAGTCCATTAGTTCAGCATCGATAAACAAGCGGTACTTGTCGTTCTTTAGGTAGTTTGCGTTGCGTATCGCGA
It contains:
- a CDS encoding hypothetical protein (COG1924) — translated: MSCSPFRPFFATALLSLLVGCSSNTWQTYAVPSNAEVTEMLIEGKSTSQPWQLQEARYPKLTVPQNVRPCCAFGDMQKVKLGLVSVPFFRLNNVVGLSDIGPHKFACGIYYYTSASSSVLDHGGSENNGIVYTQQGGFIDLAHVRDTADDTIGLFFEILANLGQAHRIDLPAELGPRYIEMRAFDVSALTDKQQWSVAAHLAARLAYFKAESHEIAQWHGYTSFSGWPETISAYSLEDLYSNMLGAKIVLNLIQHRNVLSEQEYNQNVSLWLNASLQELGIVDKAQAKQVLAAVDGKWWSSKESIPNKYMVLKRHYELGDQQTPYLLTPELLGDQFEHLAPVAKTSAIALSLPAYAESLELDNIATLVLEIMPRYAATFSHIPEQLWSERIVHTEFPMIARYAKQQDSKEMEAIGVGNE
- a CDS encoding hypothetical protein (COG4775); translated protein: MKKILPFVCLVLSGTSAATQTEQESVQHEPELTAYQRYQQWLDGMLLELGADGGFNPEKGIDWSVMPGPFYTPEKKFGIGVSAVGLYMPDMKDTTTQPSSITLNGFGSINGAYGVAIRNANYLKNDKYRLFIDAELMDSPDIFYGIGVDAGMNNERVDYDRRTYSGSVTGMVRVLPYTYLGMGVELSRNEASDAKQEHPDTPWVGAGVANFPETQRNVGGMISLTYDSRDFALNASKGRLIQLEYHNFNTALGSDNDFERISLNYSDYHSLSLIPGVLAWQARVESNFGDVSWDQMALLGGAEALRGYEQGHYRDRNLFISQAEYRQPLSGRHGMVYWIGAGTLAEEFDQLGEEDWLYSVGIGYRFEIKQRVNLRLDMGFGNDQSGFYFAINEAF